GATGGTCTGCCGATCATTCTCGTTAAAGTCAaccccactatttttttttttccatgaccAATTTTCATGGCATGATTTTACTGAATTTATCTCTCCCTTCTTGCTTACTTGTTCATGAGATGCATAGAGGGATCATTCAGTTTATGCCTTTTGTAAACTGTGATCTTCAAATGGGGTTTAAATATGTTTGCTTTTCCTGCCATGGTTTAATGGGGGGTGTCTTCGATGAATTTCTGGTTCTAATGGGATTTAAATTTGctaaatttttgtttccttcattgagagtctctctttttttcttcaatttagttcCTTTTTGATGGCTCaaattgtttttccttttccctctcTTTTGGGTATCTTCAATATTGCTGGAAAAATATTCATCCCGTAGGTTGAATCTTTAAGTTCTACATCACTGTGATATCTTTGCTACAGATATCGTCTTCCCTacatgaaaattaaattaatggaCCCTAAACATGCAGCGTCTTATGTCAGTGAATTGGTCATTGAACTTTTAGAGTGAAAACATGCAGTTACTTTGGAATTGCCAATTGATCAAATGAGAGCATACTGTTGCCATGTTTCTCTAGTCTATTATCTTTTTGTTATCGTGCTGTCTAGTTATATTTACTTGTGGTGGTCTCAAAATTTCGTATGGCCTAATTGATTCCTTTCATATGCTTACTGTAGTTATTTGTTGGTTCTGGATCGAACAAATTGGAAGACAAACATTCTTACATCTCTACTAATCCCGTACATCTTCTTCAGTCTTCCTTCGCTACTGTTCAGCATCTTCAGGTGATCAGTTGTTCTATGGtaacatttttttcaatgatCTCAATCTTTATTGTACTTATATGCTACAAATTGTATGGTGATGCAGAGGAGATATTGGGAAATGGATTGCTTTCGTTGTGGTTGTGTTGCGCCTTTTCTTCCCAAAACATTTCCCAGGTATAGCATAAGAGTTTCAGTCATGTTCATGCTTTTATgctaaataaataatatgtaAATCTTACTTGGAATTTGCAGACTGAAATCCTAAACTTGCCCACTTTGCCAACTTCATTTAGAGGGAATATACAAATTTTGCCATACAACCAAATATTCAGTCTGATATTGTTCTCTATTCATGTACTGATTATGAATGTAACTGCAGATTGGCTCGAACTTCCCGGAGCTTTGATTCTCTTAATGGTGGTGGCTCCTAGCTTACTTGCAGCCACTGTAAGGGACGGCTGGATTGGCGTAACAATCTGTCTTGTCATTGCATGTTATTCGCTGCAAGAACACATCCGGGCATCTGGTGGTTTCAGAAATTCCTTCACAAAAGCCAATGGCATATCAAACACGGTTGGTATAATCCTTCTGTTGGTCTATCCCGTCTGGGCACTGGTACTTGAATTCATATAGGCACACTCTCTGCAGCATGTGGATTGTTTTGAGGCTCTTCCATATTTCATGAACCATCTTGTTTGTAGATAAACTGACAAGTTTGTCACCATCGTTGTGTTACTCAGATGTGTTGTTATCATTTGCACCTGTATAAACGCCAACAGAAAAATTT
The sequence above is drawn from the Alnus glutinosa chromosome 11, dhAlnGlut1.1, whole genome shotgun sequence genome and encodes:
- the LOC133881514 gene encoding cold-regulated 413 plasma membrane protein 1-like, which gives rise to MKTDQVSNQLISSDLKEIGYAAKKLATHVINLGSLAFGSTFLEWVASFTAIYLLVLDRTNWKTNILTSLLIPYIFFSLPSLLFSIFRGDIGKWIAFVVVVLRLFFPKHFPDWLELPGALILLMVVAPSLLAATVRDGWIGVTICLVIACYSLQEHIRASGGFRNSFTKANGISNTVGIILLLVYPVWALVLEFI